From Alloacidobacterium dinghuense:
ACGCGAAAAAGGCAGCCTTCAGGGCTGCCTTTTTCATTGCCTGATCGTTCTATTTCCTCTTCCAGCGAACTCCTTCTTTTGAGTCCTCAAGGATGATGCCCTTCTCCAGTAGATCCTTGCGAATCGCATCGGCCCGAGCGAAGTTGCGTGCGCGACGCGCCTTGTTGCGTTCTTCAATCAGTGCGTCAATTTGCCCATCGGTCAGTGAGAGTTGAGCCCGAACTTCTGGAGATGCTTCATCGAGCCGGCCTTCCCGCTCAGCCCATTCGAGGGCGAAGCGTGTCCACCTTGCATCGTTGTCTTCAAGTACGGCGAAGATCTTTTCGAAGTCAGCGAGCACGTCAAGAATATTCGGGAGGTCGCTTTCTGAAAGGCTCCCGGCATCGGCGGCAGCATTGACAAAGCGAACAAGGTCGAAGATCGCCGCGCGTGCTTCGGCTGTGTTGAGATCGTTGGCTAAAGCCGCGCGGAACTTCTCCTTGGCTGCGCAGGCTGCTTCTCGAATGGTTGTGCCGCCCTGAGAGGAGTTGTTCTCCGGCCAAGGCGTCGTTTTCAGCCGCTGATAGAACGTACGCAACCGTTCAACGGCGCCGGTCTCCGCAGCTAGCCCTTCAAAAGTAAAGTTGAGTTGCTGGCGATAGGGGACTGACGTGAGAAGAAAGCGGATTGCTGATGCTTTGTAACCTTTGAGCAGCAGGTCGCGCAGTGTGTAGAAGTTTCCCTCCGACTTCGACATCTTGCGGCCTTCTACAAGCAGAAAGCGCACATGAAACCAGTGGCGGGCGAAGGCTGTGTGCGTAGCCGATTCCGACTGTGCGATCTCGTTCTCGTGATGGGGAAACATCAGATCTTCGCCCCCCGCGTGGAGATCGAACGATTCGCCGAGATACTCCATTGCCATCGCCGAGCACTCGATATGCCAGCCCGGCCGACCCGGTCCCAGATCGGTTTCCCAACGATATTCACCGGGTTTGGGCGCTTTCCAAAGGGCAAAGTCACGCGCAGAATCTTTGTCGTACTCGTCGACGTCAACGCGTGCCCCGTCGGCAATGCCGGAGAAATCCTTCTTCGAAAGCTTGCCGTATTCCGGGAACTTGGCAATGCGGAAGTACCACGAGCCGTCTTCCACCTTGTAAGCAATATCCTGCTCGGCAAGGCGTTTGATGAGAGCAACCATCTCCGGGATGTGCTCGGTCGCACGCGCGACGACCTCGGGATGTTCGACGGAGAGAGCGTCCAGATCTTCGAAGAATGCCTTCTCAAAGCGGGGTGTGTATTCGCTGATCGGAACATAGGCCGCCGCCGCGTTTCGAATGATCTTGTCATCCACATCCGTAATGTTCATCACATGACGGACCTTCATGCCTTGCAGCTCTAATGTCCGGCGCAGAACATCGACATGCAGAAATGTACGGAAGTTGCCAATGTGGCCGTAATCATACACCGTGGGCCCGCAGGCATAAATGCGAAGCGCCTCACCGTCTGAGGGTTGGAGTTCTTCGATGCTGTTCGTCAGGGTATTAAAAAGGCGAATGGTCATTCGTGCGGTTTGCAACTGCTTCGAGTTCACTTGCGATTTTATCAGTTGACCTCATCGGCCCAGCGCAAGCGAAGGTTCGGCAGAAAGGTCCGTCGGTGCGAATGCGTCATCGAGCAGCTTTGGCCATGCCGCCGCCGCTACCATCGCGGCATTGTCTGTGGAAAGCGCGAGCGAAGGAAAGGCAATGGGAAGATTCCGTTCCGCCGCATGGGCCGCGAAGCGCGCGCGCAATTCGCGATTAGCGGCCACTCCACCGGATACGAGGATGCTCGCAGCGCCAAAAGCCTCCGCAGCCTGAAATGTCTTGCGGCGCAGGTCATCGACGACGGCCCGCTGAAACGAAGCAATCAGATTCAGCGCCTCTTCGTCGCACAGCGGAAACGCGTCTGCTGGTTGTGCGAAAGAAATCTGCGCAAGAGCACTGCGACGCGATTCAATCGAGGCGAACAGATCGTGCGTCTGGACGTAGCGCAGCACTGCCGTCTTGATGCCGCTGAATGAGAAGGAAAACCGTCGAGCCGGCGCATCGCCGTTGCTGTCTTTGCGGTGGGCTTTGGGTTTGATCTGTGCGAAGGAGAAAGGGACGGCACCCGGGTTGCCGTAGGGCGCCAGGGCGTCGATCCAGGGGCCGCCGGGGTAGCCGAGGCCGAGGAGCTTCGCTACCTTGTCGAAGGCCTCGCCGGCGGCGTCGTCTACGGTGTGGCCTACATTGCGGTAGTGCCAGGATTCGCCGTTACGGCGGACAAGGTAGAGATGCGTGTGGCCGCCGGAGACTACGAGGGCCAGCGCGGGCAACGGAATCGGCTCTGCTGCCAGTTCTGCCTGTTCCAGCAGGACGGCGTGGATATGGCCTTCGAGGTGGTTCACGGCGATCAGGGGCTTCCCCAGGGCGAAGGCTAAGGACTTGGCGTAGGTGATGCCTACAAGCAGCGCTCCGGCCAGGCCAGGGCCTTCGGTCACGGCGATGGCGTCCAGGTCCTGAAGGGTGATTCCGGCCTCGGCGATTGCGGCGCGGACTACCGGGACGATGTTGCGCAGGTGCTCGCGGGAGGCCAGCTCGGGCACGACTCCGCCGTAGGGAGCGTGCGTCGCAATCTGCGAGGCGACTACGTTTGATAGGCTCTCGGTTCCGCGGCGGACGACGGCGGCTGCTGTTTCGTCGCAGGAGCTCTCTATGCCTAATATCAGACCTGTGCTCATCTCTCTATGATAGAGGAGAGAAACTGCAGGTCCCTCCGCTTCGCGCTCTGCGCTCCGGTCGGGATGACAAAGACTGAATGGCGAAGAGTCAGGCACAACTTGCGGCTGAGGCCATTGTCGAGCGGCTACGCGCCGAAGGATACGACGCGTACTTCGCTGGCGGATGCGTGCGTGACATGCTGCTAGGGCGCGAGCCTGCGGACTTCGACGTGGCTACAAATGCGCGTCCGGATGTGGTACTTGACCTGTTTCCTCGGACGTTTGCGGTGGGGGCGCACTTCGGGGTTGTTCTGGTTGCGGACGAGGTAGACGGCGAGGAGATTGTGACCGAGGTGGCTACATTCCGCTCCGATGGCGCTTACTCGGATGGTCGTCGTCCCGACGAGGTGCGCTTCTCAGACAGCCCGCAGGAAGACGTGGTGCGGCGCGACTTTACTATCAACGGAATGCTGCTCGATCCGCAGGTGCTCGCGAAGACCGGCGATCCGGGACTGGCCGTGCTCGACTTCGTCGGCGGGCGCGAGGATCTTGCCGCCGGCTTCGTTCGGGCGATCGGCGATCCGGACAAGAGGTTTGCCGAAGATCGGCTTCGGATGCTGCGTGCGATTCGGTTTGCGGCCCGTTTCAAGTTTCAGATCGCGCCGAAGACCGAGGCAGCGATTCGCGGCCATGCTGCCGCTATTTCGCAGGTCAGCTGCGAACGGATTCGGGATGAGCTGACGCGCATGATCACCGAAGGGCGGGCGCGCCGGGCATTTGAGCTACTCGACCGGACAGGGCTGCTCAGGCAGGTGCTGCCGGAGGTCCACGCTCTTCACGTTGTAGCCCAGCCGCCTGAGTACCATCCCGAGGGCGATGTGTGGGTGCACACGCTATTGCTGCTCGAGAAGCTGCCTGCCGGCGTCTCGCCGACGCTCGCCTGGGGGGCGCTGCTGCACGATGTGGGCAAGCCGGCGACCTTCGAGCGCGCTCCCGACCGCATCCGCTTCAACGGGCACGTCGAGGTGGGCGTGCGGATTGCGGAGGATATCTGCCGCAGGCTGCGCTTTTCGAGCGAAGATACGGCACAAATCGCGTCTTTAGTGGCCAATCACATGCGTTTTGGCGATGTTAAGCATATGAAAGAGTCGACGCTGAAGCGGTTTTTCCGGCTGCCGCGCTTTTCCGAGCACCTGGAGTTGCACCGGATCGATTGCCTGTCGAGCCATGCCGATCTGTCGCTCTACGAGTACGCCAAGGAGCGCTATGAGACGCTTCCCGAGGAGGCGGTGAAGCCTCCGCTTCTGGTGACGGGCGAGGACCTGATCGCTGCCGGATACCGTCCGGGGCCGCGCTTCAAGGAGATG
This genomic window contains:
- the cysS gene encoding cysteine--tRNA ligase, which produces MTIRLFNTLTNSIEELQPSDGEALRIYACGPTVYDYGHIGNFRTFLHVDVLRRTLELQGMKVRHVMNITDVDDKIIRNAAAAYVPISEYTPRFEKAFFEDLDALSVEHPEVVARATEHIPEMVALIKRLAEQDIAYKVEDGSWYFRIAKFPEYGKLSKKDFSGIADGARVDVDEYDKDSARDFALWKAPKPGEYRWETDLGPGRPGWHIECSAMAMEYLGESFDLHAGGEDLMFPHHENEIAQSESATHTAFARHWFHVRFLLVEGRKMSKSEGNFYTLRDLLLKGYKASAIRFLLTSVPYRQQLNFTFEGLAAETGAVERLRTFYQRLKTTPWPENNSSQGGTTIREAACAAKEKFRAALANDLNTAEARAAIFDLVRFVNAAADAGSLSESDLPNILDVLADFEKIFAVLEDNDARWTRFALEWAEREGRLDEASPEVRAQLSLTDGQIDALIEERNKARRARNFARADAIRKDLLEKGIILEDSKEGVRWKRK
- the tsaD gene encoding tRNA (adenosine(37)-N6)-threonylcarbamoyltransferase complex transferase subunit TsaD; translation: MSTGLILGIESSCDETAAAVVRRGTESLSNVVASQIATHAPYGGVVPELASREHLRNIVPVVRAAIAEAGITLQDLDAIAVTEGPGLAGALLVGITYAKSLAFALGKPLIAVNHLEGHIHAVLLEQAELAAEPIPLPALALVVSGGHTHLYLVRRNGESWHYRNVGHTVDDAAGEAFDKVAKLLGLGYPGGPWIDALAPYGNPGAVPFSFAQIKPKAHRKDSNGDAPARRFSFSFSGIKTAVLRYVQTHDLFASIESRRSALAQISFAQPADAFPLCDEEALNLIASFQRAVVDDLRRKTFQAAEAFGAASILVSGGVAANRELRARFAAHAAERNLPIAFPSLALSTDNAAMVAAAAWPKLLDDAFAPTDLSAEPSLALGR
- a CDS encoding CCA tRNA nucleotidyltransferase produces the protein MAKSQAQLAAEAIVERLRAEGYDAYFAGGCVRDMLLGREPADFDVATNARPDVVLDLFPRTFAVGAHFGVVLVADEVDGEEIVTEVATFRSDGAYSDGRRPDEVRFSDSPQEDVVRRDFTINGMLLDPQVLAKTGDPGLAVLDFVGGREDLAAGFVRAIGDPDKRFAEDRLRMLRAIRFAARFKFQIAPKTEAAIRGHAAAISQVSCERIRDELTRMITEGRARRAFELLDRTGLLRQVLPEVHALHVVAQPPEYHPEGDVWVHTLLLLEKLPAGVSPTLAWGALLHDVGKPATFERAPDRIRFNGHVEVGVRIAEDICRRLRFSSEDTAQIASLVANHMRFGDVKHMKESTLKRFFRLPRFSEHLELHRIDCLSSHADLSLYEYAKERYETLPEEAVKPPLLVTGEDLIAAGYRPGPRFKEMLAVAEDAQLEGLIASKDEGLALVQAAFPVDSPSPRGG